A genomic window from Streptomyces broussonetiae includes:
- a CDS encoding DNA translocase FtsK produces the protein MASRPSAAKKQPAKKAAAPAKAPARKAAAKKAPAKKAPAKKAPAKKAAPPKPAPSPTGGVYRLVRALWLGLAHAVGAVFRGIGQGARNLDPAHRKDGIALLLFGIALIVAAGTWADLKGPVGDLVQILVTGAFGRLDLLVPILLAVIAVRFVRHPEQPEANGRIVIGLSALVIGVLGQVHIACGSPARSDGMQAIRDAGGLIGWAAATPLTYTMTDVLAVPLLVLLTIFGLLVVTATPVNAIPQRLRALGMRLGVLHDHEAAESTEDDERYDEQWREALPARPRRRSSDPRAYDPGSAEEEALSQRRGRPRRSAVPQPDPQRQMDAVDVAAAAAAALDGAVLHGMPPSPLVADLTQGVGIGGREETTPVPTPTPEPPLGAEPEPEPAPVPSPVPAARPKQEKLTTGIVPDLTKKAPEEPRDLPPRAEQLQLSGDITYSLPSLDLLTRGGPGKARSEANDAVVASLTQVFTEFKVDASVTGFTRGPTVTRYEVELGPAVKVERITALTKNIAYAVASPDVRIISPIPGKSAVGIEIPNTDREMVNLGDVLRLAESAEDDDPMLVAFGKDVEGGYVMHSLAKMPHMLVAGATGSGKSSCINCLITSVMMRATPEDVRLILVDPKRVELTAYEGIPHLITPIITNPKRAAEALQWVVREMDLRYDDLAAYGYRHIDDFNQAVRDGKVKPPEGSERELQPYPYLLVIVDELADLMMVAPRDVEDSIVRITQLARAAGIHLVLATQRPSVDVVTGLIKANVPSRLAFATSSLADSRVILDQPGAEKLIGKGDGLFLPMGANKPTRMQGAFVTEAEVAAVVQHCKDQMAPVFRDDVTVGTKQKKEIDEDIGDDLDLLCQAAELVVSTQFGSTSMLQRKLRVGFAKAGRLMDLMESRNIVGPSEGSKARDVLVKPDELDGVLALIRGESDG, from the coding sequence ATGGCCTCACGTCCCTCCGCAGCCAAGAAGCAGCCCGCGAAGAAGGCGGCGGCTCCCGCGAAGGCTCCGGCGAGGAAGGCCGCAGCGAAGAAGGCGCCCGCCAAGAAGGCACCCGCCAAGAAGGCACCGGCGAAGAAGGCCGCGCCGCCCAAGCCGGCACCCAGCCCCACCGGGGGCGTGTACCGGCTGGTGCGCGCCCTCTGGCTCGGCCTCGCGCACGCCGTCGGTGCCGTCTTCCGCGGCATAGGGCAGGGCGCGAGGAACCTCGACCCGGCCCACCGCAAGGACGGCATCGCCCTGCTCCTGTTCGGCATCGCGCTGATCGTCGCCGCCGGTACCTGGGCCGACCTCAAGGGCCCGGTCGGCGACCTCGTGCAGATCCTCGTCACCGGCGCCTTCGGCCGGCTCGACCTGCTGGTCCCGATCCTGCTCGCGGTGATCGCCGTACGGTTCGTCCGGCACCCGGAGCAGCCGGAGGCCAACGGGCGGATCGTGATCGGTCTGTCCGCGCTCGTCATCGGCGTGCTCGGGCAGGTCCACATCGCCTGCGGCTCGCCCGCGCGCAGCGACGGCATGCAGGCGATAAGGGATGCCGGCGGCCTCATCGGCTGGGCGGCGGCGACCCCGCTGACGTACACCATGACCGACGTGCTCGCCGTACCCCTGCTGGTGCTGCTGACGATCTTCGGTCTGCTCGTGGTGACCGCGACGCCGGTCAATGCCATCCCGCAGCGGCTGCGGGCGCTCGGCATGCGCCTGGGCGTCCTGCACGACCACGAGGCCGCGGAGAGCACCGAGGACGACGAGCGCTACGACGAGCAGTGGCGCGAGGCGCTGCCCGCGCGCCCTCGCAGGCGTTCGAGCGACCCCCGGGCGTACGACCCCGGCAGCGCCGAGGAAGAGGCCCTCTCGCAGCGCCGCGGCCGTCCCAGGCGCTCCGCGGTGCCCCAGCCGGACCCGCAGCGCCAGATGGACGCCGTGGACGTCGCTGCGGCGGCCGCCGCAGCGCTGGACGGCGCGGTGCTGCACGGCATGCCGCCGTCCCCGCTGGTCGCCGACCTCACCCAGGGAGTCGGCATCGGCGGGCGTGAAGAGACCACCCCGGTGCCGACGCCCACCCCCGAGCCTCCTCTCGGCGCCGAGCCCGAGCCCGAGCCGGCTCCCGTGCCCTCGCCGGTGCCGGCCGCGCGCCCCAAGCAGGAGAAGCTCACGACGGGGATCGTCCCCGACCTCACCAAGAAGGCCCCCGAGGAGCCCCGGGACCTGCCCCCGCGCGCGGAGCAGCTCCAGCTCTCCGGGGACATCACCTACTCGCTGCCGTCGTTGGACCTGCTCACCCGCGGCGGTCCCGGCAAGGCGCGCAGCGAGGCCAACGACGCGGTCGTCGCCTCGCTCACCCAGGTCTTCACCGAGTTCAAGGTCGACGCGTCCGTCACCGGCTTCACCCGCGGCCCGACGGTCACCCGCTACGAGGTCGAACTCGGCCCCGCCGTGAAGGTCGAGCGGATCACCGCGCTGACCAAGAACATCGCGTACGCGGTCGCCAGCCCGGACGTGCGGATCATCAGCCCCATCCCCGGCAAGTCGGCGGTGGGCATCGAGATCCCCAACACCGACCGGGAGATGGTCAACCTCGGCGACGTACTGCGGCTCGCGGAGTCCGCCGAGGACGACGACCCGATGCTGGTCGCCTTCGGCAAGGACGTCGAGGGCGGGTACGTGATGCACTCGCTGGCGAAGATGCCGCACATGCTGGTCGCCGGCGCCACCGGCTCCGGCAAGTCGTCCTGTATCAACTGCCTGATCACCTCGGTGATGATGCGGGCGACCCCGGAGGACGTCCGGCTGATCCTGGTCGACCCCAAGCGCGTCGAGCTGACCGCGTACGAGGGCATCCCGCACCTGATCACCCCGATCATCACCAACCCCAAGCGGGCCGCCGAGGCGCTGCAGTGGGTCGTGCGCGAGATGGACCTGCGCTACGACGACCTCGCGGCCTACGGCTACCGGCACATCGACGACTTCAACCAGGCCGTCCGCGACGGCAAGGTCAAGCCCCCGGAGGGCAGCGAGCGCGAGCTGCAGCCGTACCCGTATCTGTTGGTGATCGTCGACGAGCTGGCCGACCTGATGATGGTCGCCCCGCGCGACGTCGAGGACTCGATCGTGCGCATCACACAGCTCGCGCGCGCGGCCGGTATCCACCTGGTGCTCGCCACCCAGCGGCCCTCGGTCGACGTGGTCACCGGTCTGATCAAGGCCAACGTGCCCTCCCGCCTCGCCTTCGCCACCTCCTCGCTCGCCGACTCCCGGGTCATCCTGGACCAGCCCGGCGCCGAGAAGCTGATCGGCAAGGGAGACGGCCTGTTCCTGCCGATGGGGGCGAACAAGCCCACCCGTATGCAGGGCGCGTTCGTCACCGAGGCCGAGGTCGCTGCCGTCGTACAGCACTGCAAGGACCAGATGGCGCCGGTCTTCCGGGACGACGTCACGGTGGGCACCAAGCAGAAGAAGGAGATCGACGAGGACATCGGCGACGACCTCGACCTGCTGTGCCAGGCGGCCGAACTGGTCGTCTCCACCCAGTTCGGGTCGACCTCCATGCTCCAGCGCAAGCTGCGCGTCGGCTTCGCCAAGGCCGGGCGGCTCATGGACCTGATGGAGTCCCGCAACATCGTGGGACCGAGCGAGGGCTCCAAGGCACGTGACGTTCTTGTGAAACCTGACGAGCTGGACGGCGTGCTCGCGTTGATCCGCGGGGAGTCTGACGGGTAG
- a CDS encoding helix-turn-helix domain-containing protein yields MSIGNSPEDERPFSDESQEARVSVGRALQQARIAAGLTVDDVSSATRVRIAIVHAIEADDFDPCGGDVYARGHIRTLARAVHVDPAPLIAQYDAEHGGRPAPTPAAPLFEAERIRPERRGPNWTAAMVAAIVVVIGFVGFTALKSGHGGNDSKAQVAEGATSTTKSASPSPTKAKPASPSTAPSDSAIAAAPQDKVTVQVSAPNGRSWISAKDHNGRMLYDGLLKKGESKTFQDSSKINLILGDAGAIELYVNGKKIDDNFQQGQVERLTYTKGDPVAG; encoded by the coding sequence GTGTCCATCGGCAACTCCCCTGAAGACGAGCGTCCGTTCTCAGACGAGTCCCAGGAAGCCCGTGTCTCCGTGGGCCGCGCGCTGCAGCAGGCGCGGATCGCGGCCGGGCTCACCGTGGACGACGTCAGCAGTGCCACTCGTGTCCGTATCGCCATCGTGCACGCCATCGAGGCGGACGATTTCGACCCCTGCGGCGGTGACGTGTACGCGCGCGGGCACATCCGTACGCTGGCCAGGGCCGTCCACGTCGACCCCGCGCCCCTGATCGCCCAGTACGACGCCGAGCACGGCGGTCGTCCCGCGCCCACCCCGGCGGCGCCGCTCTTCGAGGCGGAGCGGATCCGCCCCGAGCGGCGCGGGCCGAACTGGACCGCGGCCATGGTCGCCGCGATCGTCGTCGTGATCGGTTTCGTCGGATTCACCGCGCTCAAGAGCGGCCACGGCGGAAACGACTCCAAGGCGCAGGTCGCCGAGGGCGCGACCTCGACCACCAAGTCCGCCTCGCCCTCGCCGACGAAGGCCAAGCCCGCCTCGCCCAGCACCGCGCCCTCCGACAGCGCCATCGCCGCGGCTCCCCAGGACAAGGTGACCGTCCAGGTCAGTGCCCCGAACGGGCGCAGCTGGATCTCGGCCAAGGACCACAACGGCCGGATGCTGTACGACGGGCTGCTGAAGAAGGGCGAGTCCAAGACCTTCCAGGACAGCTCCAAGATCAACCTGATCCTCGGTGACGCCGGCGCGATCGAGCTGTACGTCAACGGCAAGAAGATCGACGACAACTTCCAGCAGGGTCAGGTGGAGCGCCTCACCTACACGAAGGGCGACCCGGTGGCGGGCTGA
- the rimO gene encoding 30S ribosomal protein S12 methylthiotransferase RimO, translating to MPERRTVALVTLGCARNEVDSEELAGRLEADGWQLVEDAADADVAVVNTCGFVEAAKKDSVDALLEANDLKDHGRTQAVVAVGCMAERYGKELAEALPEADGVLGFDDYADISDRLQTILSGGIHASHTPRDRRKLLPISPAERQESAAAVALPGHGPADLPEGVAPASGPRAPLRRRLDGAPVASVKLASGCDRRCSFCAIPSFRGSFISRRPSDVLNETRWLAEQGVKEIMLVSENNTSYGKDLGDIRLLESLLPELAEVDGIERVRVSYLQPAEMRPGLIDVLTATPKVVPYFDLSFQHSAPDVLRAMRRFGDTDRFLELLDTIRSKAPEAGVRSNFIVGFPGESEADLAELERFLTGARLDAIGVFGYSDEEGTEAASYENKLDEDVVAERLARVSRLAEELVSQRAEERVGQTVHVLVESVDEEEGVYGRAAHQAPETDGQVLLTSGEGLSVGRMVEAKVVGTEGVDLVAEPLGGSPACSEEAGR from the coding sequence ATGCCTGAACGCCGTACCGTCGCACTCGTCACTCTCGGCTGCGCTCGTAACGAGGTGGACTCCGAAGAGCTCGCAGGCCGTTTGGAGGCGGACGGCTGGCAGCTCGTCGAGGACGCCGCCGACGCCGATGTCGCCGTGGTCAACACCTGTGGCTTCGTCGAGGCCGCCAAGAAGGACTCGGTCGACGCCCTCCTCGAGGCCAACGATCTCAAGGACCACGGAAGAACCCAGGCCGTGGTGGCGGTGGGCTGCATGGCCGAGCGGTACGGCAAGGAGCTGGCCGAGGCGCTGCCCGAGGCCGACGGCGTACTCGGCTTCGACGACTACGCGGACATCTCCGACCGCCTGCAGACCATCCTGTCCGGCGGCATCCACGCCTCCCACACCCCGCGCGACCGCCGCAAGCTGCTGCCGATCAGCCCGGCCGAGCGGCAGGAATCGGCCGCCGCCGTCGCACTGCCAGGCCATGGCCCGGCCGACCTCCCGGAGGGTGTCGCGCCCGCCTCCGGCCCGCGCGCGCCGCTGCGCCGACGCCTGGACGGAGCCCCGGTCGCCTCGGTCAAGCTCGCCTCCGGCTGCGACCGCCGCTGCTCCTTCTGCGCCATCCCCTCCTTCCGCGGCTCTTTCATCTCACGCCGTCCGAGCGATGTGCTGAACGAGACGCGCTGGCTGGCCGAACAGGGCGTGAAGGAGATCATGCTGGTCTCCGAGAACAACACCTCCTACGGCAAGGACCTGGGCGACATCCGCCTGCTGGAGTCCCTGCTGCCGGAGCTGGCCGAGGTCGACGGCATCGAGCGGGTGCGGGTGAGCTACCTCCAGCCCGCCGAGATGCGTCCCGGCCTGATCGACGTGCTGACCGCCACCCCGAAGGTCGTCCCGTACTTCGACCTGTCCTTCCAGCACTCCGCGCCCGACGTGCTGCGCGCCATGCGCCGCTTCGGCGACACCGACCGCTTCCTGGAGCTGCTCGACACGATCCGCTCCAAGGCGCCCGAGGCCGGTGTGCGCTCCAACTTCATCGTCGGCTTCCCCGGTGAGAGCGAGGCCGACCTGGCCGAGCTGGAGCGCTTCCTGACCGGCGCGCGCCTGGACGCCATCGGTGTCTTCGGCTACTCCGACGAGGAGGGCACGGAGGCGGCGTCGTACGAGAACAAGCTGGACGAGGACGTCGTGGCCGAGCGCTTGGCACGGGTGTCCCGGCTGGCCGAGGAACTCGTCTCGCAGCGTGCCGAGGAGCGCGTCGGGCAGACCGTGCACGTCCTGGTCGAGTCCGTCGACGAGGAAGAGGGCGTGTACGGCCGCGCCGCGCACCAGGCTCCGGAGACCGACGGCCAGGTGCTGCTCACGAGCGGCGAAGGCCTGAGCGTCGGACGTATGGTCGAGGCGAAGGTGGTCGGTACGGAGGGTGTCGACCTGGTGGCCGAGCCGCTGGGCGGCTCGCCCGCGTGTAGCGAGGAGGCGGGCAGATGA
- the pgsA gene encoding CDP-diacylglycerol--glycerol-3-phosphate 3-phosphatidyltransferase, whose product MTGVPASAAGGSSGAHGARGSAAASDGARSEVSGSAPDAGNGSGGKPPRGGKITAAAVNQASVWNVANLLTMLRLVLVPGFVALMLTNGGYDPAWRSLAWAAFAIAMITDLFDGHLARTYNLVTDFGKIADPIADKAIMGAALICLSALGDLPWWVTAVILGREIGITLLRFLVIRYGVIPASRGGKLKTLTQGVAVGMYVLALTGWLATLRFWVMAVAVVLTVVTGLDYVRQAIVLRRRGIAERAAALEDEEA is encoded by the coding sequence ATGACCGGAGTCCCGGCGTCCGCAGCGGGCGGCTCCTCCGGCGCGCACGGCGCGCGTGGTTCCGCCGCCGCTTCCGACGGCGCCCGGTCCGAGGTCTCCGGTTCCGCTCCAGACGCGGGCAACGGCAGTGGTGGCAAGCCCCCGCGCGGCGGGAAGATCACTGCCGCGGCCGTCAACCAGGCCAGCGTCTGGAACGTCGCCAATCTGCTGACGATGCTGCGGCTGGTCCTGGTGCCCGGCTTCGTGGCGCTGATGCTGACGAACGGCGGCTACGACCCGGCCTGGCGCTCGCTGGCCTGGGCGGCCTTCGCCATCGCCATGATCACCGACCTGTTCGACGGGCACCTGGCGCGTACCTACAACCTGGTCACCGACTTCGGGAAGATCGCCGACCCCATCGCCGACAAGGCGATCATGGGGGCGGCGCTCATCTGTCTGTCGGCGCTGGGCGATCTGCCGTGGTGGGTCACGGCGGTGATCCTCGGCCGGGAAATCGGTATCACGCTGCTGCGCTTTCTGGTCATTCGCTACGGTGTGATCCCCGCGAGCCGGGGCGGAAAGCTCAAGACGCTCACCCAGGGCGTGGCCGTCGGGATGTATGTCCTGGCACTGACGGGGTGGCTGGCCACTCTGCGGTTCTGGGTGATGGCTGTGGCGGTCGTCCTCACCGTCGTCACCGGCCTCGACTACGTAAGACAGGCCATTGTGCTGCGCCGCCGGGGAATCGCCGAGCGCGCGGCGGCGTTGGAGGATGAGGAAGCGTGA
- a CDS encoding CinA family protein encodes MSSTATELVRLLSVRGETLAVAESLTGGLVAAEITEVPGASKVFRGSVTAYATELKHELLGVDAALLARQGAVDPQVAAQMAAGVRKALGADWGIATTGVAGPDPQDGKPVGTVFVAVDGPFTDRSASAGGGKVKALRLNGSRAEIRMESVRSVLASLLEQLAGEQTGNERAQDTEQNGGF; translated from the coding sequence GTGAGTTCCACGGCCACCGAACTGGTGCGACTACTGAGTGTGAGGGGCGAGACGCTCGCCGTCGCCGAGTCGCTCACCGGTGGTCTGGTGGCGGCGGAGATCACGGAAGTCCCCGGAGCGTCCAAGGTGTTCCGAGGCTCGGTGACCGCCTACGCCACGGAACTCAAGCACGAGCTGCTGGGCGTCGACGCAGCGCTGCTGGCGCGACAGGGAGCGGTGGATCCGCAGGTCGCGGCCCAGATGGCGGCCGGAGTACGCAAGGCTCTGGGTGCCGACTGGGGCATAGCGACCACCGGGGTCGCCGGTCCCGACCCGCAGGACGGCAAGCCTGTCGGGACGGTGTTCGTGGCCGTCGACGGGCCGTTCACCGACCGCTCTGCTTCCGCCGGTGGCGGAAAAGTGAAGGCTCTGCGGTTGAACGGCAGCCGTGCGGAAATCCGTATGGAGAGTGTACGGAGCGTACTCGCAAGTCTCCTGGAGCAGCTTGCGGGCGAACAGACCGGGAATGAGCGGGCACAGGATACGGAACAGAACGGGGGGTTTTGA
- a CDS encoding helix-turn-helix domain-containing protein, protein MILLRRLLGDVLRRQRQRQGRTLREVSSSARVSLGYLSEVERGQKEASSELLAAICDALDVRMSELMREVSDELALAELAQSAAASGPVPTPVRPMLGSVSVTGVPPERVTIKAPAEAVDVVAA, encoded by the coding sequence ATGATTCTGCTCCGTCGCCTGCTGGGTGACGTGCTGCGTCGGCAGCGCCAACGCCAGGGCCGTACTCTGCGCGAAGTCTCCTCGTCCGCCCGAGTCTCACTCGGCTATCTCTCCGAGGTGGAGCGGGGGCAGAAGGAGGCTTCCTCCGAGCTGCTCGCCGCCATCTGCGACGCGCTGGACGTACGGATGTCGGAACTCATGCGAGAAGTGAGCGACGAGCTGGCGCTCGCCGAGCTGGCCCAGTCCGCTGCGGCTTCCGGGCCTGTGCCCACGCCGGTCCGGCCGATGCTGGGTTCGGTGTCGGTGACCGGTGTGCCACCGGAACGGGTGACCATCAAGGCACCCGCGGAGGCTGTGGACGTGGTCGCCGCGTGA
- a CDS encoding Dps family protein translates to MYVVKSPLADADLKIVSEALQGALVDLVDLSLVAKQIHWNIVGPRFRSIHLQLDEVVASARTHSDTVAERASALGVPPDGRAGTVASSSGIGATPAGWIKDGDAVRVMVDALGAVITRMREWVDATGEPDPVSQDIFIGITADLEKHHWMFQAENA, encoded by the coding sequence ATGTACGTCGTGAAGAGCCCGTTGGCCGACGCGGATCTCAAGATCGTGTCCGAGGCGCTGCAGGGCGCCCTGGTCGACCTGGTGGACCTGTCGCTGGTTGCCAAGCAGATCCACTGGAACATCGTCGGTCCCCGATTCCGCTCCATCCACCTCCAGCTCGACGAGGTCGTCGCCTCCGCGCGCACCCACTCCGACACGGTGGCCGAGCGCGCTTCCGCGCTGGGCGTCCCGCCCGACGGGCGCGCCGGCACGGTGGCCTCGAGCAGCGGCATCGGCGCCACACCGGCGGGTTGGATCAAGGACGGGGACGCGGTCAGGGTGATGGTGGACGCGCTCGGCGCGGTGATCACCCGGATGCGTGAGTGGGTGGACGCGACGGGAGAGCCGGATCCGGTGTCCCAGGACATCTTCATCGGGATCACCGCGGATCTGGAGAAGCATCACTGGATGTTCCAGGCGGAGAACGCGTAA
- a CDS encoding SDR family NAD(P)-dependent oxidoreductase: MPLMAYDLTGRTAFVTGAAGGIGRASAVLLAQAGATVHCADRDADGLHGTAALIKDHGGTAVAHVLDVTDRARLAEAVRSCARLDVMAAIAGIMHSSPVLETRDEDLDRVLSVNFKGVLYACQEAARLMLAQDTRGSIVTMASGAVDTGGPGLLCYGAAKAAVVQLTKTLATEVGRHGIRVNAIAPGWIRTPMTERHDREAQAHTEGVMARMAPLGRVGEPDDVAHAVLYLASDASVFTTGQILRPNGGVAMPW, encoded by the coding sequence ATGCCCCTCATGGCGTACGACCTCACCGGACGCACCGCATTCGTCACCGGAGCCGCCGGCGGTATCGGCCGGGCCTCCGCCGTCCTGCTCGCGCAGGCGGGCGCGACGGTGCACTGTGCCGACCGGGACGCGGACGGTCTGCACGGCACGGCCGCCCTGATCAAGGACCACGGGGGTACGGCCGTCGCGCACGTCCTGGACGTCACCGACCGGGCGCGGCTTGCCGAGGCCGTCCGCTCCTGCGCGCGCCTGGACGTGATGGCGGCGATCGCCGGGATCATGCACAGCAGCCCCGTGCTGGAGACCCGCGACGAGGATCTCGACCGGGTGCTGAGCGTCAACTTCAAGGGAGTGCTGTACGCCTGCCAGGAGGCGGCGCGCCTGATGCTCGCCCAGGACACCCGGGGCAGCATCGTCACCATGGCGTCCGGCGCGGTCGACACGGGCGGACCCGGGCTGCTGTGCTACGGCGCGGCGAAGGCCGCAGTGGTCCAGCTGACCAAGACCCTGGCCACCGAGGTCGGCCGGCACGGCATACGGGTCAACGCGATCGCACCGGGCTGGATCCGTACCCCCATGACCGAGCGCCACGACCGCGAGGCTCAGGCGCACACCGAGGGCGTGATGGCGCGGATGGCACCTCTCGGCCGGGTCGGCGAGCCGGACGATGTCGCCCACGCGGTGCTGTATCTGGCGTCGGACGCGTCGGTGTTCACGACGGGTCAGATACTTCGCCCGAACGGGGGCGTGGCGATGCCCTGGTGA
- a CDS encoding DNA-formamidopyrimidine glycosylase family protein yields the protein MPEGDTVWQAARRLHEALAGKALTVSDFRVPKYATVDLTGRTVLGTIPRGKHLLTRFEGGLTLHTHLRMEGAWKVYGADERWRGGPAHQIRAVLGTVDRTAVGYRLQVLELLRTLDEERVVGHLGPDLLGPDWDPERALANLLADPARPLGEALLDQRNLAGIGNIYKSELCFLLGVTPWLPVGALPADRAEKLPALAKKLLEANRDRPVRQTTGLHRHDLFVYGRAPRPCLRCHTSVRMADQGDGSQDRPTYWCPACQRGPVPASGAPHRRRDHRPRRPA from the coding sequence ATGCCCGAAGGTGACACGGTCTGGCAGGCCGCGCGGCGGCTGCACGAGGCCCTCGCGGGCAAGGCGCTGACCGTCAGCGACTTCCGGGTGCCGAAGTACGCGACGGTCGACCTCACCGGTCGTACGGTGCTCGGTACGATCCCGCGTGGCAAGCATCTGCTGACCCGGTTCGAGGGCGGCCTGACCCTCCACACCCATCTGCGGATGGAAGGGGCGTGGAAGGTGTACGGCGCGGACGAGCGCTGGCGGGGCGGACCGGCGCACCAGATCCGGGCGGTCCTGGGCACCGTCGACCGCACGGCTGTGGGCTACCGCCTCCAGGTCCTGGAGCTGCTGCGCACGCTCGATGAGGAGCGGGTCGTGGGCCACCTCGGCCCCGACCTGCTCGGTCCGGACTGGGACCCCGAGCGTGCGCTGGCCAATCTCCTCGCCGATCCCGCCCGCCCGCTCGGCGAGGCCCTGCTCGACCAGCGCAATCTGGCCGGTATCGGCAACATCTACAAGAGCGAGCTGTGCTTCCTGCTCGGCGTGACCCCGTGGCTGCCCGTCGGTGCCCTGCCCGCGGACCGTGCCGAGAAGCTGCCGGCGCTCGCCAAGAAGCTGCTGGAGGCGAACCGCGACCGGCCGGTCCGCCAGACCACGGGCCTGCACCGGCACGACCTGTTCGTCTATGGCCGCGCGCCACGCCCCTGCCTGCGCTGCCACACCTCCGTCCGCATGGCCGACCAGGGCGACGGCTCCCAGGACCGTCCCACCTACTGGTGCCCCGCCTGCCAAAGGGGCCCCGTGCCGGCCTCCGGCGCGCCTCACCGCCGGCGAGACCACCGTCCCCGCCGTCCCGCCTGA